DNA sequence from the Thiobacillus sp. SCUT-2 genome:
TTCCGAACGCGCGGACAGGGATTCGTTCCCTGCGCCGGCCGGCCATTTTGCCATGGCTCGCTCACCTGCACGCATGAAAGCGCGCGCCAAGGCGCGCGCCTCATCGCCCGGGACCGGCCTGGCGATGAGGCGAACGACGAAATCGCAGGCTGGCAGGTCCGGCAGGATCTGCCGGAAGCTCTCGCGCACGCAGCGCTTGACGCGGTTGCGGTCGACCGCCCGCGCCAGCAGGCGCTTGGCGATGACCATGCCCAGGCGGGGATGTCCCACCGCATTGGGCCGCGCCATCACCACCAGATAATCCGTCCGTGC
Encoded proteins:
- the rnpA gene encoding ribonuclease P protein component, with translation MRLRDARLVDKAAFDRVFADNQRARTDYLVVMARPNAVGHPRLGMVIAKRLLARAVDRNRVKRCVRESFRQILPDLPACDFVVRLIARPVPGDEARALARAFMRAGERAMAKWPAGAGNESLSARSESPPN